GCGGCCACGATCCCGGCGGAAACAGCACCGGTTCAAGCAGTCGTCACGAAGGCGGTGACACCGACTGAGGCAGCGCCGACGACAAAGCCGGCCCCACCAACAGAGACCGCCGAGGTCGCCGCGGCAACACCGATGACCAAACCAGCCCCGCCAGCGGAGGCAGCAGCAGCAGCGGCCGCGCCGCCCCCAACGGCCGACACCGTGGCAGCGCCGCGCCCCAAAACCGACACCGCAGCAGCGCCGCCAACAGCCGACACCGTGGCAGCGCCGCGCCCCAAAACCGACACCGTGGCAGCACCGCGCCCAACGGCCGACACCGTGGCAGCGCCGACAACCGAAACACCCCCAACAGTCCCGGCCCAGCCGACCCGGGCCGCTACCCCGCAGCCGCCTCTACCCACCCCGGACCAACTAGCCGTCGACCTCTGGCCCCGCCTCCTGGCCGACCCCCGCAACGCCGCCAAACTCCTGGCCGATTCCGCCGTGCACACCCTCGGCCCCCGCGCCGCCGCCTGGGCCGCGCAGACCCGCGCCACCTACCCCGCCGCCACCCCGCAAGCCCTGGCCAGGCTCGCCACCGCCCGCTTCACCCGCGCCGCGACGCTGCGCGGCGGCCTCAGCGCGCTCTCCGGCACCTACGCCCCGTTCACCCTGGTCGCCACGGCCGCGTTCACCCACGCCGAGCTGGTCCTGCACCTCGCCGCGGCGTACGGTCTCGATCCCACCCACCCGGACCGGGCGGCGGAGATCCTGGGCCTCCTCCCGGGCTACCGGAACGGAGCGGCCTGGGCCGCGCTGCGCCTGGCCGACCGTTTCCTCCCGGGCACGAGCCTGCTCGGCGCGGTTCTCGGCGGCCGGAACGCGGCCGAGGCGGTGGCGACCCGAGCCGAGCGACGCTACGGCTGGTACACCGGGCGGGAGAAGGCCCGCGAGTAAGACGAGTAAGAGAGGTGAAGACGCTGCTTACGGATGCAGCCACCCCAGCCATGAATCCGGCAGCAACTCATAACCGACGAACGCGGTGATGTCGAGCAGACTGTGCGCCACGATCAACGGCATCACCCGCTTCGTCCGCAGGTAGAACAGCGCAAAGATCACCCCCATCACGACGTTCCCGATGAAGCCGCCGAACCCCTGGTACAGGTGGTACGACCCCCGCAGCACGGCAGAGCAAGCGATGATCGCCGGCACCGAGACGGAGAGCTGTCGGAGCCGGGTGATCAGGTAACCGACGACCAGCACCTCCTCCAGCACCGCGTTCTGTATCGCGGAGAGGATCAGCACCGGCACCGCCCACCAGTACGGCTGCAACGCCGACGGCACGATCTGCGCGCTGATCCCGAGCTGGAGTGCGGTATAAACCAGCAGCAGCCCGGGGATCCCGATCCCGGCCGCGAGTGCGGCGCCCCACCCCGCGTCGAAGCCGGGCCGCCGCAGGTCGATGCCGAGGTCCCGGCCCGGGTTCATGTCGTCGCGGCGCAGCAGGTACCACGCCAGGGCGACCGGCACCAGGTCGAAGAAGATGTTCAGCAGCTGGTAGGTGAGGTCCAGGTACGGCCGGGGGGACAGCGGCGCATTCAGCGTCGCGGTGTGGCTGGCCAGCGGCTTGCCGTCGGTGAGCGTGGCGGTCAGCCGCACCAGCGACCAGATCGCCGACTGCCCGAGCGACAGCAGCATGACGATGACTATCTCGGCGGGGTACGCCGATCGGGTGGTCCGCTGGCCTTCAAGAGTCACGGCTTTAACTGTAGGACGGCCAGAATGCGGCCATTTCGGCAAGCGACGCGCCGACAGACGTGACGAGTCGCACTTTTGGTGCGTCGTGTTCCCGACTGTGCTGACCACCATGAATGCATGGGAGACCTCGCACGCTTGCTCAAGGAGAGCTGGAGCCTCGTCGAGGAACATCAGGACAAGGTGGCCGGATACTTCTACGCCCGTATGTTCCTGTCGCACCCCGACCTGCGCGACCTTTTCCCGGTGCAGATGGATGTGCAACGGACTCGGTTGCTGACCGCGATCGTCACCGCGGTGCAGACCCTGGAGGATCCCGAGCGGTTCGACGACTACCTGCGAGCGCTCGGCCGGGATCACCGCAAGTTCCACGTGCTGCCCGAGCACTACGAGGTGGTCGGCGGCGCGCTGATCGAGTCGTTGCGGGCGTTCGCCGGCGAGCAGTGGGGTGTCGAGTACGACCAGGCCTGGGCCGACGCCTACGCGGTGATCGCCAGCAAGATGCTGGCCGGCGCGGACGCCGATCAGAATCCGCCCTATTGGTACGGCGAGGTCGTCGAGCACCAGCGCCGCTCGCATGACATCGCGGTCTTCACCGTGCTGCCGTTGCAGCCGCTGGAGTACCGCGCCGGGCAGTACCTGAGCCTGGAGGCGACGCCCTATCAACCGCGACTGTGGCGCACCTATTCACCGGCGAACGCGCCGCGCCGGGACAACTCGCTGGAATTCCACGTCCGGGCTCTCGGCGCCGGCTGGGTCTCCAGCGCTCTGGTCCGGCGACTCAAGGTGGGCGACATGATCAAGTTGGCCGCGCCGATGGGCTCGATGACCCTGGATCGAAGATCGACCCGGGACGCCGTCTTCGTGGCCGGCGGCACCGGGCTGGCCCCGGTGAAGTCGCTGCTGGAGGAACTGACCAGGTACAACCGGACCCGCTGGGTGCACGTCTTCTTCGGCGCCCGGAACCGGGACGACCTGTACGACCTGGCCGACCTGAACCGCCTGGCCGCCCGCTACCCCTGGCTGTCGGTGGTGACCGCGTGCAGCGAGGACCCCACGTTCCCCGGCGAGCAGGGCAACATCTCGGACATCGTGGCCCGGTACGGCCCGTGGAACGAGCACGACTTCTTCGTCTCCGGCTCGGGCCCCATGGTCAAGGCGACCCTGAAGACCCTCGCCGAGCTGCAGGTCCCGTCGATGCGCATCAAGTACGACAGTTTCAGCGAATGAACCGGGACGACGGGCAGAGCTAGTAGTCCCAGGGCCGGCCGGTCTGTTGATACTGCGCGACCGGCACCAGTTTGGCGTCCGGCTCCATCCGATCCACGTACAGCCGGCCCTCCAGATGGTCGATCTCGTGGCTGATCAACCGGGCCACGGCTCGCTCGAAGACGGTCACCACCCGGGTGCCGTCGAATCGCGCGTGCTCCACCTCGATCCGCAGCGGCCGGGCGACCATGCCGCGATAGTCGAAGAAGGAGAGGCAGCCCTCGTATTGCTCGTCGCCGTCCCGGGACTCGCCGACGATCCGGGGGTTGAGCAGCACCACCGGCTCGAGCTCGCGATCCGGTGGGCGCACCACGGCGGCCGCGACGGGCAGCCCGATCTGCGGCGCGGCCAGGCCCACCCCCTTGCTGAACTCGTGCAGGTCCTCCAGCTGGGCGAGCGAGGTGAGCAGGCGGGTGACCGTCTCCCGGGCGGCCGGTCCCTCGCGGGGCAGCTGGAAGTGCCGGGAGCGCTGCCGGAGCAGGTCGGAGCCGCGCTGGACGATCCCGATGCCGAGCATCCGGTGCGAGGCGCGCGGCGGGGCGGGTGGCTCGGGTGGGCCGAACTCGTCGTATCGGGGGGCGTCGGCGCCACGGAACCGCCACTCCAGGCGGTACCGGGCGTTCAACAGGGGCTGATCGGTGGACCACTCGAAAATGGCGCGACCTCCCTCGTTGCGGCGTTCCAGGGGACTGCGGACCGGGACCTCCGCGGCCAGCGACGCCTCGACACCCCAGACCTGGGGTTCGAAGCTCTGCGGAAGGTTCAGGCGGACGGTGAGCTGCCGGGTCGGCAGCCGGACGGCGCGCTGGAACCACTGGCCCCATTTCTCCTCGCCGACCGTGTAGGCGTACTCGATCGTGGTGCGCTCGCCGGGGTAGAGCGGGAACTGCCCACGCTCGTTCGCGAACAGCAGCCACAGCTCCTTGGCGGCGTCCCGGTCCAGCTTGACCCGCCACTGCATGGGCTCGGCCGCGTCGCCCTCGCCGGCCATCGCGCTGACGTCCATCTCCTCGAAGGTCAGCGGGTGCTCCCGGTGGTGCCGGTTGGAGCCGGCCGGATCGTTCGGGTACCGGTCCACCGAGATCTTCACGAGGTAGCGGGTGACCGGCTCGACGCCGGCGTTGTAGAGCGACCGGATCACCCGGCAGCGGTAGCCGCCGCCGATGTAGGTGAGCTCGGCGATCTCGCGTTCCACCACCAGGCCGGTGCCCGGCGGCAGCCACTGGACCGGCACCGGCGGGTCGCGGTGCAGGGTCGAGCCGCGGGCGTGCCGGAGCTCGTCGTACTCCTGGAAGCGTTGCCAGATCGCGCCGCCCGCACCGAGCACCGCCTCCGCCCGCCGGGCGAAGTCCTCGGTCGGTTTGTGGCGGCGGCCCTCGACGTGACTGACGTAGGAGGGATCGAAGCCCATGCGCGCGGCGAGCTGCTTCTTGGTCATCCCGCGCTCGACCCGCCATTGCGCAAGCGCCGTGACGAACTGATCTGCGGCCCTCTCAATGGGCGAGGTGGTCATCACGGATGTCCCCTTCGCGACGGCACCTTCAGTGTCGCTGGCGTCGGGTATCCGGATGGGGCTAGTAGCGCGTTGCCGACAGGTACCTTGACAAATCCGACAGGATCGCAACGCTACGTTATGTAATCATCGCAGAGGGTATTCGCCCGAAAGATCCCGTCACAGACATTGGTTAGGCTAGCCTTAACCGAGTACTCTCGGTCGCCGTGGGCCACGACGACGAGCCGGGCCGACGAGAGTGCCCGACCACGGCGGCAAGCCTGGTCGCGGCCGACGTTCGGGCCCCTGCTGGGAGCGGTGAGATGGAAAAGCTGGTGGACGCGTGACCGTCACCCTTCTGCGCACCGGCACCCACCCGCTGGCGCCCGTCACCGCCACCCTGCGCGCCATGTTCGGCGGCGTCCCGGCGCCCGCGCTGGCGCCCGGCTTGATCGTCGGTGACCAGGCCGGATGGACTCCAGCGGCGGAGCTGGCCGGCCCGGGCCTGAGCGCCCTGCTGGAGTCCGCCGGCCGCCGGTGGAACGCGCAGCCGCACGCCGCCGCCGCCCTCGCCTGGAAGGCGTACACCTACTGGCTGACGCTGCCCGCGGTCCTCGGCTGGGCCTCCGCCCGCCGGGTTCCGTTGATCACCGCGGGTAACGTGCTGACGCGCTTCGACCCGGACGTGATGATCACGCTCGGTGTGCGCCCCGGCACACCCGTCGCGGTGCTTCCCGACGACCCGCTCGCGCTCGGCGGTCACCCGGACGCGATCGTCGTCTCGGACGAGGCCGCGCTGCTCTGCGCGTTCCGCCGGGCCGTCCTGGACGAGCACCTGACGCCCCTGCTGGACGCCATCCACAGCCGGGTCCGCCTCGGCACCCGGCCGCTGCTCGGCTCGCTCGCCTCCGGCATCGCCTACGGCGTCCTCCGCTCGGCCGACGCCGTCCCCGGCCGGTCCGCGGAGTCGATCGGCCGGCTGCTCGGCGCGCTCGGCATCGCTGACCTGGTCGACCTGGTCCCGGGTCCGAGCGGCGAGCTCGACGTGCAGCGCAAGACCTGCTGCCTCGCCTTCACCCTGCCGACCGCGAAACTCTGCCCGGGCTGCTGCATCAAGGCGTGACCGCGGATTAACGGATTACCGCCGCACGCGTTCGTAATCCAGCATTCCCCCGCGGCGCGCGATTGTCGCGACGCCGGCCGGGCTCCGGGCGTACCGAAAGAGAACGAGACGGTCGTGCGGACCGCGGTCCGTCACGATCGTCAGATCAAGAACCGATTACGGTACGGCGATCAGCTGCTGGCCTCGGCCGTGAGGACGGCGTCCGGGTCGTCGACCAGGTCACGCACGTCCCACATCCAGACGCCACCGGTCCACGTCGGGCGGAAGCCGAGCAGATCGGACATGGTGCGCAGCATCTCGACGTCGCGGGTCTGCGGGGTCAGCACCACCACGCCGGCCTTCCAGTACCGCAGGTCGGCGAGGGTCATCTCGCGGCGCGCGGCGGTGACCTCGGGAGTCGGGTTGCCCTGCCGGATCGAGGCCATCAGGCCGCTGGTCGGACGCCACGGCGGGGCGAACGCCGCGGTGTGATCGGCCGGGTCCTGCGGGTTCTGCGTGGGCAGCAGCGCGTAGGCGCCGGCGATCCGCAGGTCCTGACCGGTGTAGGCGCTCCAGCGCAGCGGGTCGGGGTAACTGCTGTCCGGCAGCGGCAGGGTGACCATGGTGTGCTCGTCGTCCACGTACCGCTGCCACTGGCCGGAGGTGACGAAGGCCGGCACCGGCTCCATCGCCACCGTGGCGAGTTGGAGCGGCACGATCGGGACCAGCGCCATCGCCACCGCGGTGATCATGGCGACCCGGATCGGGCCGCGGGTGTGCGGCTGGGTGCGGGCCAGGTCGGCGGCGCGCTGGCAGCCGAGGGCGAGCACGATGCCGACGATCGGCGCGATGGCCATCGCCCAGCGGGTCGGGACCGCCGAGTTGAGCACCGGCAGGTGGTGCAGGAACGCCCAGATGCCGGGCACCCCGGTGTCGGCGCCGTCGAGGTGGACGCTCGGGCCCAGCGACATCGCGGCGAACAGCACGGCCAGCGCGCCCAGGGTCAGCACCGCGGCGCTGCGCCGCATCCAGAGGATCAGCCCGAAGAAGAGGACGACCAGGCCCCAGCCGAAGAACGCGTTCTGCTCGGACGGGTTCTGCGCGAGGGTCAGCGGGAGGTCGGTCCGGCCGGCCACCGAGTGGGTGGAGTAAGCGGTGAACGAACCGAGGTCGGCGCCGAAGGCGCGCACCGACTCCGCCAGCCCCTGGTAGGACTGCGGGCCGAAGAACTGGACGCTCAACGGGTACGCCAGCACGGCGAGGGCGAGGATCCCGGCGACGGCGAGGCCGCGCAGGAAGGCGAAGGTCTCGCCGCGGTGCCGCTTGCGCCGGGCCACGGCCAGGACCGCGCAGAAGACACCGAGGCCGACCGCGGTCATGAACAGGATTTCCAGGTTGATGAACGCCTGCCAGATCAGCAGGCCGCCGAGCAGCAGGCCGTTGCGCACGGCGCGGCCGGGCACGCGCAGCTCCAGCGTGCGCCAGATGATCAGCGGAACCAGGAACTGCGAGACGATGTTCGGGTGGCCGGCGGCGTGCGAGATCATGCTCGGCGCGAAGGTGCAGAGCAGAGCGCCGACCCAGGCGGCCAGTCGCGAGGTGACCAGACGGCGGGCGAGCACCAAATACCATGAAGCACCGGTTAATGCCAATGCGCCGGTTAGAAATACGTTGAACGCCACATGCGGGCCGAACAGAAGAGTGACGGGCGTCAGTGGCAGCGAAACGGCCAACACCGAGGTGTTGGCCATCATGTTCACCCCATCGGGGTAATTCATGCGATCCGAGAAGAACGGATAAGCGCCATCCGTGAGCACGCGTGCACCGTGCGCCAGCATCCACTCGAAGAAAGCCTGATCCTGTGGATCATCGCGCAACTCATGATCAAGATTGAGCCACAACGGCGCCGTGACGAAGAGCGCAACAGCTAGGAAACTTGCTATTGCCAGAACGTCCTGCCAGGTGAGCGCACGCCACAGAGGACGGCGCCGGACAGGCTCTCCTGCCTGCTCATCGGTCTTTTCCCCGGCGGGTACGGCAGAAGCCGGCGCGGCCGTGGCGATGCCGTCCTCAAGTGCGCGCAGCTCGGCGTCCAGGTCCTCGGCAGCGGTCACTTGGCGGGGCGGCAGAACGTTCTCACCGGCCGACTGGCCCGTCGACTCAAAACCCGTAATCGTCATAGCATCGGCGAGCCTAACCGAGGTTGCGAAGAGTTCCACGATGAGCGCCCGCAGCGTGATAGAGACGATATGTACGCGTGTTTTCCGCGTGTCCATGGATCACTCGCACACCCGACGCCCAGCCACGCGTAACCCAACGAACTACCAGCGCGGGCTATGTCTCAATCAGGCCAAAAAATCGCCGTCACCCGGTGGTCAACTTTCGGATAGCGGCGGTAGATGGTTAACTTCACCGGTCCCGCTGTCAGCTCGGATCGGCAAGATGAGGGAACCTCACCTATGGCAGACATCACTGGAGACCAGCGGATCCAGTCCGAAGTGCTCGAAGGCCTCGCCACGGCTGTGAACCACCGCCGGTGGTTCGTCGAGCTCGCTCTCCCGTACCTCGGGGACAACCCCATCGAGATCGGCAGCGGCCTCGGGGACTACGCCATCGAGTGGGCCGAGCACCTTCCGCGGTTCACCGCGACCGAGGCCGACCCCGACCGGCTCGTGCTGCTCAAGGAGCGGATGGCCGAGCACTCGAACATCGAGGTGCGGCAGATGCTGCTCCCCGCGCAGGAGGCCGCGGGTGAGTACAGTGCCGCCGTCTCCTACAACGTGCTCGAGCACATCGAGGACCACGTCGGCGCGCTGCGCAGCATGCGTGACCTGGTCCGCCCGGGCGGCCGGGTGATCATCATCGTGCCGGCGTTCATGTTCGCGATGAGCCAGGTCGACATCGCCACCGGCCACATCCGGCGGTACACGAAGAAGACCCTGGGCGCCGCGTTCGCCGAGGCGGGCCTGGAGATGGAGAAGATCCACTACGCGAACGCGCTGGGCCTGATCGGCTACTACGGCGCGACCAGCATCTTCAAGCTGGCCCCGAAAGAGGGCCCGATGGTGAAGGTGTACGACTCGCTGGTGCTGCCGGTGACCAAGGCGGCCGAGCGGGTGGTCAAGCCGCCGTTCGGCCAGTCGGTCTTCGCGGTGGCGCGCACCCCGCGCTGACCTTCCCGCACAGCAATCGAGGCGACGGCCATCCGGCCGTCGCCTCGCTGTTGGTGCCTCGGTCAGCCGCGGACCTGGAACGTCGGGCGGAGGGTGGCCCGGGCCAGGGTGTGGAAGGCCAGGTTGAACCCGACGTACGCGGGGGTCGCGTCCGGGGTCACCTCGAGGCGGTCCACGTCGATCGCGTGCACCGCGAACACGTACCGATGCGGGCGGTCGCCGGGCGGCGGCGCGGAACCGCCGAAGGCCCGCTCGCCGTAGTCGTTGCGGACGCAGAACGCGCCGTCCGGCAGTGGGTCGACGCCGCGGTCGAGGGAGGTCACCGTGACCGGCAGGTTGACCAGCACCCAATGCCAGAAACCGCTGCCGGTGGGTGCGTCCGGGTCGAAGCAGGTGACCACGAAACCACGGGTCTCGTCGGGGAAGCCCGACCAGGACAACTGGGGCGACAGATTCTTGCCGCCCACGCTGGTGTGCGCGTACAGCTCGTCGAGCGGCTGCCCGTCCGTCACGTCCGCGCTGGTCACCGTGAAGGACGGGACGCTCGGCAGGAGGTCGTACGGATCGGGGGCCAGAGCTCGGTCAAGACTCATGGGGTCCTCCGGCGAAGTGGCTTAACTGATCTGGCTTTCCCTCGATGAGCCGAGAGTAACCGCCGGACGTGTCGGCCGCCTTTCCCCCGTGTTGCGAGAGCCGGTCACTCGTACGGGTAAACGCACAGGTGGTGCGCACCGGCACACCGGCGGTCGGCGATGCTTCTGTCAGACATCCGACCGGGTGCGTGCGGCAGAGATCCCCGTGCTCAGTTGCGATAGGTACGCGAACAGCGACCATGCGAGCCGGCACCCGTCACCATGGCGGGTGCCGGCTGCTGTCCGGTCCCCGAGGACCCGGACAGCACGTCAGGAGCCGGGGATCCGCTCCACCCGCAGTCCGCGGTACATCTTGCGATAGACCACCCCGGTCCGGTGGTTGCCGGCGTCGATCATCATGCCGCGGCCCATGTAGATGCCCACGTGCCCGCTGCCGACCACCAGGTCGCCCGGGCGGGCGAGCCGGCGGGAGATGCTGCGGGCCCGGGCGGCCTGGGCGCGGGACGAGTGCGGCAGCCGCATCCCGGCCCGGGCGTACGCCTGCCGGGTCAGCCCGGAGCAGTCGAACCCGCCCCGGCCCTCGCCGCCGGTGACGTACCGCCGGCCGAGCTGCGAGCGGGCGTACGCGATGACCGCGTTCATCCCGCCGCGGGCCGACATCCGGATCGGGCGTTCCGCGGTCCGCCGCACCGTGGTGCGCACCATGCCGCGGTGCGACACCGTGGTCCGCCGCTGGGCGACCACGATCCGCCGCTGCGACGCGCGGTACGGCCGGGCCTGGCGAACCTGTCGTGGCTGCGCCTCCCGGGTGGCCACCCGGGTGACCGGCTGCTGGGCGCCCGGGCGCAGCCGGATCGGGGCCAGCGGGGCCGGCCGCTGGGCAGTTGGACGCAATCGGATCGGGGCCAGCGGGGCGGGCCGCACCGCGGCTGGCCGGCGCATCGCCCGGTTGGCGCGTGCGGCAGCCGACTGGCGCTGCTGGTAGAGGCTCTCGTCGACGCCGCCGAGGCCGGCCTGGCCGCCGCCGGAGAGTTGCCCGGAGAGCGGAGCCACCGGGAGGTCGGCCGGCCGAGCGGGCGGCGCTTGGACCGCTTCCGCGCCGTGCTCGGCGGGGTCTACGGCCGGTGCGATGACGGCCAGCGCGAGAGCGCCGGCGGTCAGCACGCGGCGGGTGGACGTACCGTGCAGTGTTGCCTCCGAAATAGGCCCGGGGCACTCACGCGAATCCCATCTTCAGCGCGACGGCAGGTGCGTCGCCGCGCTATTGCCGCCGTCGAAGGAAGGCAATGGGAACCCGGACAACTTTGTGCATTCCGTGGACCATGCCAACACACCTTGAATTACGGCGTGGCTGGATTCAGATAATTAATCCCCCGATCTCGAAAAGATAAAGGCATGCTGCTACTCGGCGGTGGGCAGCGACATCCGGATCCCCGGCGTGGCCGTCGAGCCGTTCAGCGAAACCTCGCTGAGCTGGGCATCCTTGGGAACGTCGAACGGCAGCACGCCGTTCACCGAGGAGCCCGGCTCGATCTCGTCGAGCAGTGTCGGACTGTCATCGTTGAGAAAAACCGCGGCCTCGTCGGCGACGGCGTACGCTGCACCGTTGGTGTCGTAGACGCGCTGGGCGGAGCTGTCGAACAGTTCCGGCTCCAGGCCGTTGTTGGTGACTCGCACGTCGAGCAGACAGAACTGCCCCTGCGCACGCTGTTCCAGCCCGTCCGGGCCGACCGCCGAGACGCCGCAGCGCACGCTTTTCACCCGCATCCCGAAACCGCCGGGCGCGGCGTCGGCCGGCCCGGCCGCGGGCAGCCCCCGGATCACCGCGGGGCCGCCGTCCGGCCGGTCGGCGGTCGCCACCGCCCAGATCCCGAACGTGATCAGCGCCAAGGCGATGAACACGCCGCCGCCCACCCAGATGCGCGCCCGCCAGCGCAGCGCCCACTCGTCCGCGCCGTCGTCATCCGGATGGATCACCCGAATGGTCGTGGCACGGTGCGGTGTGTAGGTCACGGCGTCCCCCAGCTCCGAGGCGCGACCGAGGGCCGGACGCGCTGTCCGTCCATGCTGGGTTCGGTGCGGCCGCACATCACCGCGACTCGCCGCAAAACCGACTTTATCGGCTATATCGCCACGGGGATATTCCCTCGATCGGGTGATCAGCGGAGCAGGATGAGCTTGCCGAGGTGGTCGCTGGACTCCAGCACGCGCTGCGCCCGCGCCGCCTCGGCGAGCGGGAAGGTCCCGTGGATGATCGGTTTCACCAGGCCGGCGGCGACCAGGGGCCAGACCTGGTCGCGGACGCCGGCGACGATCCGGGCCTTGTCGGCGATCGGGCGGGCGCGTAGCGAGGTGGACGAGACGGTGCCGCGCTTGGCCATCAGCGCCCCCAGGTCCAGCTCGGCGCGGGTGCCGCCCTGGAAGCCGATCACCGAGATCCGGCCGTCCGGGGCGAGCGCCTCGATGTTGCGACCCAGGTATTTCGCGCCGATGATGTCGAGCACCACGTCGGCGCCCCGGCCGTCGGTGGCCTCGTGCACCACGCGTACGAAATCCTGCTCCTGATAGTCGATCGTCAGATCGGCGCCGAGCGCGCGCAGCCGCTCGTGTTTCGCCGCGCGGGCGGTGACCAGCACCGTGGCGCCCAGCGCTTTGCCCAACTGGACGGCGAACGTGCCGATCCCGCTGCCGCCACCGTGCACCAGGAACGTCTGACCGGCGCGCAACCGGTCGTGCGCGACCGTGTTGGACCAGACGGTGCAGGCCACCTCGGGCAGCGCCGCCGCCTCGACCAGGGAGAGCCCGGCCGGGACCGGCAGCAGCTGGCCGGCGGGCACCGCGACGCGCTCCGCATAACCCCCGCCGGCCAGCAGGGCGCAGACCCGCTCGCCCACGTGGTGATCGTCGACACCCGGCCCGACCGCACTGATCACGCCGGAGCACTCCAGCCCCGGATAGACCGGGGCGCCCGGTGGAGGTGGGTAGTGACCCTGCCGTTGCAGCAGGTCAGCTCGGTTGACCCCGGCGGCGGTGACGTCGATGACGACCTCGCCGGGGCCCGGCTCCGGGTCCGGCACCTCGGCCCAGCGCAGCTGCTTGTCCTCGATCACGATGGCGTGCATGGGATCGACTTTGCCCCACGGGTACGACACAAACGACGGCACGCCGGGAACGTCTGGCAGACTAGAGCGGCACCACGGGAGGACTCGCCTAGTGGCCGATGGCGCCGGTCTTGAAAACCGGTATGGGGCAACCCATCGTGGGTTCGAATCCCACGTCCTCCGCAGACGCTCCGAGCAGCGAAAACGCCCGGCCCCGGTAAGTCCGGGAGCCGGGCGTCGCGCTCGGTGCGTGCTCAGCGAGTGAGCTTGACCTGCTTGCTCTTGCCGACGGACGAGTTGCCGACCTTGTCGACGGCGGCGTACCCGATGATCAGGTATCCCTTCTTCGGCGTCGCGATCTTCACCGACCACTTGCCGTTCTTGACCGTGGCGTATCGGACCTTGGACTTGTTGATGCTGCCCCGGACCCACTTCTTGCCGTTGAAGTAGTAGGTCTTGCCGCCGCGGACCTGGCCGACCACGATCGCCACCTGGGACGCCCCGGCGCCCTTGTCGGCCGCGGTGCCCCGGATGGTCTTCCACGAGGCCGCCCGGTTGCTCTTCGCCGGCGTCGTGATCTTGACGGTCGGGCTGGTGTAGTCGAGCTTGACGTTCACCGTGCCGACGCTCAGCGGGGCGGACACGCCCGCGCCGTTGACCAGCGAGACCGTCACCCGGTGCGCGCCGCTGTAGGCGAACCGGTGCGACACGCTCCGGGTGGTGCGAGCGACCGTGCTCTCCTGGCCGTCGTCCCAGCCGATCCGGACCTGGGTGGCATCCGCCGGGACGCCGGCGAGCGAGAGGCTGACCGGCAGCGTGGCCGACGGGCCCCGCCAGGTGGTGCCGGCGCTGAGCCGGTAGCTGCCGGTGACCTTCGCCACGGTGACCGTGCTGGTCCCGGTGATGGTGCCGGCCGTGGTGCCGTCGAGGTCCATCAGCTCGACCGAGACCGGGTAACTTCCCGCGTCCGCGTACTCGTGCTGGGCCGTCACCTCGCCGTCGTAGATCAGGCCGGTGCTGCCGTCGCCCCACGTGACCTTGCGGAGCAGCAGGCGGTCGTCCTCGTTGTCGGTGAGCGACAGCTGGCGCAGCGTCACCGTCTGTCCGGCGTAGACACTGCTGTAGTTGAGCTGGTAGGTGCCCTGCGCCGGCGTGCCGGCGGCCTGCGCGGGCTGCGCGAGCAGACCCGCGGAGAGCACGGCGCCGAGGCCGGCGGCGAGGACAGTGGACAGCCGTCGAGGCTGGGTGAGAGGCATTGTTCCCCCGGAAGGCGAGCCGGGCGGCTGGTCAGCCCGGCGCGGAAGTCGATCAAGACTGCTGATCACCATAACTGCCGCGCGCAAGCCCGCCATCCGGGTGAACCATGGTCAGCTTGTGAGCTTCACCAACTTGCCCTTCGGGGCGTAGGCGTTGCCGACGTTGTCGACCGCGGCGTACCAGACGATCAGGTAGCCCTTCGTC
Above is a genomic segment from Actinoplanes ianthinogenes containing:
- a CDS encoding YbhB/YbcL family Raf kinase inhibitor-like protein; amino-acid sequence: MSLDRALAPDPYDLLPSVPSFTVTSADVTDGQPLDELYAHTSVGGKNLSPQLSWSGFPDETRGFVVTCFDPDAPTGSGFWHWVLVNLPVTVTSLDRGVDPLPDGAFCVRNDYGERAFGGSAPPPGDRPHRYVFAVHAIDVDRLEVTPDATPAYVGFNLAFHTLARATLRPTFQVRG
- a CDS encoding CPBP family intramembrane glutamic endopeptidase, with translation MTLEGQRTTRSAYPAEIVIVMLLSLGQSAIWSLVRLTATLTDGKPLASHTATLNAPLSPRPYLDLTYQLLNIFFDLVPVALAWYLLRRDDMNPGRDLGIDLRRPGFDAGWGAALAAGIGIPGLLLVYTALQLGISAQIVPSALQPYWWAVPVLILSAIQNAVLEEVLVVGYLITRLRQLSVSVPAIIACSAVLRGSYHLYQGFGGFIGNVVMGVIFALFYLRTKRVMPLIVAHSLLDITAFVGYELLPDSWLGWLHP
- a CDS encoding globin domain-containing protein, with product MGDLARLLKESWSLVEEHQDKVAGYFYARMFLSHPDLRDLFPVQMDVQRTRLLTAIVTAVQTLEDPERFDDYLRALGRDHRKFHVLPEHYEVVGGALIESLRAFAGEQWGVEYDQAWADAYAVIASKMLAGADADQNPPYWYGEVVEHQRRSHDIAVFTVLPLQPLEYRAGQYLSLEATPYQPRLWRTYSPANAPRRDNSLEFHVRALGAGWVSSALVRRLKVGDMIKLAAPMGSMTLDRRSTRDAVFVAGGTGLAPVKSLLEELTRYNRTRWVHVFFGARNRDDLYDLADLNRLAARYPWLSVVTACSEDPTFPGEQGNISDIVARYGPWNEHDFFVSGSGPMVKATLKTLAELQVPSMRIKYDSFSE
- a CDS encoding peptide deformylase; translated protein: MTTSPIERAADQFVTALAQWRVERGMTKKQLAARMGFDPSYVSHVEGRRHKPTEDFARRAEAVLGAGGAIWQRFQEYDELRHARGSTLHRDPPVPVQWLPPGTGLVVEREIAELTYIGGGYRCRVIRSLYNAGVEPVTRYLVKISVDRYPNDPAGSNRHHREHPLTFEEMDVSAMAGEGDAAEPMQWRVKLDRDAAKELWLLFANERGQFPLYPGERTTIEYAYTVGEEKWGQWFQRAVRLPTRQLTVRLNLPQSFEPQVWGVEASLAAEVPVRSPLERRNEGGRAIFEWSTDQPLLNARYRLEWRFRGADAPRYDEFGPPEPPAPPRASHRMLGIGIVQRGSDLLRQRSRHFQLPREGPAARETVTRLLTSLAQLEDLHEFSKGVGLAAPQIGLPVAAAVVRPPDRELEPVVLLNPRIVGESRDGDEQYEGCLSFFDYRGMVARPLRIEVEHARFDGTRVVTVFERAVARLISHEIDHLEGRLYVDRMEPDAKLVPVAQYQQTGRPWDY
- a CDS encoding class I SAM-dependent methyltransferase codes for the protein MADITGDQRIQSEVLEGLATAVNHRRWFVELALPYLGDNPIEIGSGLGDYAIEWAEHLPRFTATEADPDRLVLLKERMAEHSNIEVRQMLLPAQEAAGEYSAAVSYNVLEHIEDHVGALRSMRDLVRPGGRVIIIVPAFMFAMSQVDIATGHIRRYTKKTLGAAFAEAGLEMEKIHYANALGLIGYYGATSIFKLAPKEGPMVKVYDSLVLPVTKAAERVVKPPFGQSVFAVARTPR
- a CDS encoding C40 family peptidase; this translates as MLTAGALALAVIAPAVDPAEHGAEAVQAPPARPADLPVAPLSGQLSGGGQAGLGGVDESLYQQRQSAAARANRAMRRPAAVRPAPLAPIRLRPTAQRPAPLAPIRLRPGAQQPVTRVATREAQPRQVRQARPYRASQRRIVVAQRRTTVSHRGMVRTTVRRTAERPIRMSARGGMNAVIAYARSQLGRRYVTGGEGRGGFDCSGLTRQAYARAGMRLPHSSRAQAARARSISRRLARPGDLVVGSGHVGIYMGRGMMIDAGNHRTGVVYRKMYRGLRVERIPGS